The following nucleotide sequence is from Barnesiella propionica.
TCGACAGCATAGCGATGATTTCAGAGTTATCCGCTAATTTCGATGTGAAGAAAATAACGGCAATAAAGATGAACAGGGGGCTGAATAGGTTGGCGAAATAGGGAAGGAAATTAAAAAAATAGTCAAATACGGTGGCTTTCAGCGGAGCTTTGAGAAACGAGTCCAGTTTTTCGTTGATATCGAACATGACCGTGATCAGCAATATCAAAGCAATGGCAAAAAAATATGTGCCTAAGAACTTCCGTATGATATAGAAATCTATTTTTTTAAGCATTTCATTGGTGTTTAGTTTACAAACGGGTGGTTACACGCTGTAACATTTCATCCTTCCAGGATTTGAATGTTCCGGTCAGGATATGCCGGCGTGCCTCCTGCGAGAGCCATACATAGAACGCCAGATTGTGTATCGATGCTATTTGCATGGCGAGTATTTCGTCGCTGATGAACAAGTGTCTCAAATATGCTTTGCTATAGACTTTGTCTACATAAGAAGTCCCGTTTTCATCGATAGGGGAAAAGTCGTCCGCCCATTTCTTATTGCGCATGTTCATGATGCCGTTGCTGGTAAACAGCATCCCGTTGCGCCCGTTCCGGGTAGGCATCACACAATCAAACATGTCCACTCCCCGTTCTATACCTTCCAGTATATTGGCAGGCGTTCCCACTCCCATAAGATAGCGGGGCTTATCCTTAGGTAATATATCATTTACGATCTCTATCATTTCGTACATCTTTTCGGTTGGCTCGCCTACGGCAAGACCGCCTATTGCGTTTCCGTCCGCTCCCAGAGCGGCTACATGCTTTGCGGCTTCGATACGGAGGTCAGGATAAACGCAGCCTTGTACGATAGGAAAGTAAGCCTGTTTATAACCGTATAATCCTTCGGTTTCAAGGTAATGTTTCCATCCTCTTTCCAACCATCTTTGCGTGAGGGCCAGTGATTTTTTTGCGTAAGAATAATCGGCATCTCCAGGGGTACATTCGTCTAAAGCCATCATGATGTCGGCTCCGATGATACGTTCTGTATCTACGACGTTTTCAGGAGTGAATAAATGTTTCGAACCGTCGATATGGGAACGGAAATGTACGCCTTCCTCTTTCAGTTTCCTGATACCGGAAAGTGAAAAAACCTGGAATCCTCCGCTGTCGGTAAGGATCGGACGGTCCCAGCCGTTGAATTTATGCAAGCCTCCGGCTTGTTTTAGTATTTCAAGACCGGGACGTAAATACAAATGATACGTGTTGCCGAGTATGATCTGTGCTTTTATATCCTCTTTCAGCTCATGTATATGTACGGCTTTTACGGAACCCAGGGTGCCTACCGGCATAAAGATAGGCGTATCTATTGTTCCGTGATCGGTCGTTATTTTTCCGGCACGCGCGCAACTGTTCGTGTCGGTATGTTGCAATTCAAAATCCATGCAGTGAATTAAAATTTGTGCAAATATAGCTCTTTTCTTATAGCGTCCCAAATGTTGTTTCGTATTATTGTTTCAGTAATACGGGAGCTTCTTCTTTTATTTAACACCTATTGTGTATAATGATCCGGTATATGTTTCGTACTGTATAATGAGGTTAATTAAGGTTCTATTTGCAGCATCTTTTTTAATAAGAAATATCTTTGTAACCAAGAAATAGTTAGTAGTATTGAATCGTTATAAAGTTCTATATACCATTTTATTCTGGTCGTATGTTATCGGTATGTATGCCCAGGAGATTCAGCAGGCCGATTCGGTGCGTAGGAACTGGTCCCGGCTAACAGATAATACACCGGCCGTTTTTTCTATAGATAAGATAAAGTTCGGTCCGGAGCCTGTTTTTGAGGAACCGCCTGTCCTTACTTTGAAAGAATATATAAAACCCGCAGTAACTACCAACATCTTGTTGCCTTCCATGTTCCCGGCTAATCCGTCTTTTTTGATGAGAAGAGTAATGATCCGTCATATGGCCAGTGATAGTGTGGCCGGTGCAAATGATAAGTATATAAAAATATATATGGAAAATTTTTATAAAAACTTATTAAAGGGAGGTTCATTGTCTTTTCAGTATGTACCCCCTGTGGAATATTCCTTATCACGATTCGGCGGACCGCTTTCCGTTGGTGCCGGATGTGCTTTTGTTGGCGTCATCGATCCGGTGGAAATGTATCGTATGTATAAGAAGCGACGGCGGGAAAAAAAAACACAGGAGGTACTTTTCCATTTGAAAGATGCCCGGGACTTTGCCGACGATCTGATAGCCTATAATGATTATTATAAAAGAAACCCCCGTGAATTGGGAACGAAAGATATTATCGGGGATTACGCAGTTATTCCTCGTGATAAGGTATCTTATACATCTTCCTTGAAACTGGAATATCAGGCTGACACGTCCATTGTAAAAAAAGATTCTTTATTAGTAACAGAGCGGGATACTCTTCGTGTTCCGGCCGATACGGTTATACCGCTTTTTTTGAAGACCGATACTGTCGGTCAATGAACAATAGTTTAAATTTCTTGTTTTTTCTATAGTCGTCCGTTAAGGACGATAGCGACAAAATGTCACTATGTAAAACTATTTATTTCTTAATTTATTATCGTTTTTTTATGTGTTATATAACCTATATTAGGTGAAAAAATGTCAGTATAACTTATTGAAATTTAGACTAATTGTCTTGTTTGTCGGACTGGCATCCGTTTTGATGGCCTGTAGTTACAGGCGTTAATTGAATAGCGCCGTGAGAAATAAATAACAATAAATGAAAGAAAGGAGAATTAATATATGAATTTCAACAATTTTACGATTAAATCGCAGGAAGCTGTACAAAAAGCCGTACAGATTACCCGTGATCACGGACAACAGTCTATAGAGCCTGTACATTTACTGAAAGGCGTTTTGGATGTAGGCGAGAGTCTTGTCAATTACGTTTTTCAGAAATTGGGAGTGAATGACAATATGCTGGTGACTCAGGTAGACCGCGAGATAGATTCATTGCCCAAAGTAAGCGGGGGGGAACCTTACCTGAGCCGTGAGGCGAATGAGGTATTACAAAAAGCTATTGATTATTCGACTAAGATGGGAGACCAGTTCGTTGCATTGGAATCCTTACTTATGGCTATATTCCTTGTTAAAAGTCCGGCTTCGTCTTTCTTGAAAGATGCAGGGGTGACGGAAAAAGAACTTGGCGCCGCCATTGACGAGTTAAGAAAAGGAAAAAAAGTGAATGATGCTTCGGCTGAAGATACTTATAATGCTTTAAACAAATATGCTATAAACCTGAACGAGAGGGCTCGTACCGGCAAATTAGATCCGGTGATAGGACGTGATGATGAAATTCGCAGGGTATTGCAAATATTGAGCCGTAGAACAAAGAATAATCCTATTCTGATAGGTGAACCGGGTACGGGGAAAACAGCTATAGCCGAAGGACTGGCACACCGTATCGTGAGAGGGGATGTTCCTGAAAACCTTAAGACGAAACAAATATATTCGTTGGATATGGGTGCATTGGTGGCCGGAGCCAAGTATAAAGGTGAATTTGAGGAAAGGTTGAAAGCTGTAGTAAATGAGGTAACACAGGCCGAAGGTGAGATCATATTATTTATTGATGAAATCCATACGCTGGTGGGAGCCGGAAAAGGTGAAGGAGCCATGGATGCCGCCAATATACTGAAACCGGCTTTGGCCCGCGGTGAACTGAGGTCTATAGGTGCCACGACCCTCGATGAATATCAAAAGTATTTCGAGAAAGATAAAGCACTCGAACGTAGATTTCAGATCGTTATGGTAGATGAACCGGACGAAATGAGTACCATATCCATTTTGCGTGGTTTGAAGGAACGCTATGAGAATCACCATAAAGTTCGTATCAAAGATGATGCCATTATAGCAGCCGTACAATTGTCCGAGCGTTATATAACCGATCGTTATCTTCCTGATAAAGCTATAGACCTTATGGATGAAGCCGCTGCTAAATTAAGGCTGGAAGTGGATTCCGTACCCGAAGCACTGGACGAAATTTCCCGTAAGTTGAAACAACTGGAAATAGAACGTGAAGCCATTAAACGTGAAGATGATAAAATAAAATTGAAACAACTGGAAGAGGAGATAGCCAATCTTAAGGAAGAAGAGACCAAATACAAGGCCAAATGGCAAAGTGAAAAAGAATTGGTAAACCGCATACAGCAAAATAAAATCGACATCGAAAACCTCAAATTCGAGGCTGACAAGGCCGAGCGTGAAGGAGATTACGGTAAGGTAGCCGAGATACGATATGCCAAAGTTAAACAAAAGGAAGACGAAATAAAGTCTATCCAGGAACAGTTGCATTTGCAACAGGGAGACAAGGCTATGATCAAGGAAGAAGTAGATGCCGAGGATATTGCTGATGTGGTATCCCGGTGGACCGGAATACCCGTCAACAAGATGATGCAAAGCGAAAAGGAAAAACTGCTGCATCTCGAAGAAGAATTGCACCGGAGAGTGGTAGGACAGGATGAGGCTATTGTTGCGATATCTGATGCTGTAAGACGAAGCCGTGCCGGACTGAACGATCCGAGGCGTCCTATCGGTTCATTTATTTTTTTGGGAACGACTGGTGTAGGTAAAACCGAATTGGCGAAAGCTTTGGCTGAATATCTGTTCGATGATGAGAATATGATGACACGTATCGATATGAGCGAATATCAGGAAAAGTTTAGTGCGACCCGTCTTATCGGTTCGCCTCCCGGATATGTCGGTTATGATGAAGGAGGCCAGCTGACCGAAGCTATTCGCCGGAAGCCTTATTCGGTAGTCTTGTTCGACGAGATAGAGAAAGCACATCCCGATATATTTAATATCTTGTTGCAGGTTCTGGATGATGGCCGGTTGACCGATAACAAGGGACGTCTGGTAAATTTTAAAAATACGATTATCATTATGACATCTAATATGGGATCGGCACTTATTCGAGAGAATTTTGAAAAGATAACGCCTGAGAACAAAGCGAAAATCGTAGAGGAGACGAAAGAACAAGTAATGGGATTGTTGAAACAAACCATTCGTCCCGAATTTTTGAATCGTATAGATGAAACGATTATGTTCACTCCGTTGAGCGAGAAGGAGATTGAAGAGATCGTAGCTATGCAGATAGACGGAGTGAAACATTTGCTCGAAAAGAACGGAGTGAGACTGGAAGTTACACCGGCAGCATTGAGCCGCATCGCTAAGGACGGATATGATCCCGAGTTTGGAGCCCGTCCTGTGAAAAGGGTTATACATCGTTTGGTACTGAATCAGTTATCTAAAGATTTACTGGCGCAGAAAGTAGACAGGGACAAACCTATCATTATAGATGCCGAAGGTGATAAACTGGTGTTTAAAAATTGAAAAAATAGCTGTTTAATAATATTATCCTCCTGCGGAATATAATTCCACAGGGGGATATGCAATTTAAATCTTATGGGACTTTATAGTTACAAACGGTTCGGGAATAAGTACATTGTAAGTGTACGGAACCGTATGGAAATAGTCGAAACATTATACACTTTTTGTAAAGAGAAAGAGATAAAAGCCGGTAAAATTTCGGGAATAGGGGCCGTAAGTGAAGCAACCCTTCGTTTTTTTAATCCGGAAACCAAAAAATATGAAGACCATACTTTCCGTGAACAGATGGAAATAGCCAGTGTGACAGGTAATATTTCTCAATTAGACGGGAGTATCTACGTTCATATTCATGTAACACTCGGTCGTTCCGACTTTACAGCATTGGCCGGACATCTTCATTCGGCACGTTTGAATGGAGCAGGAGAATTTGTTATAGAAAAATATGACGGAGTATTGGATCGTTATTATGATAATAATATCGGACTTAATATGTATGATCTATGATGAGTCGTATTATACGAGGTTAGATTGGCAGAAATAAAAAAAGTATCCATACTTGGATACTTTTTTTATTATAAGAGTAATGTCTGTTATTTGTTTACACGGAATTTATCTATCCCTTCCTTCAGGAATCCGACTGATTGTTTTGCAGCAGCTATACCGGCATTGATATTCGCTTCTGCTGTTTGAGCTCCCATTTTTTTAGGAGTGAAGAAATATCGTCCGGGGAATTTCTCTGCAAATTCAGCAGCGTTCGATGGAGCTATATCTGCGACGTATTTAAAGTCGGACCTGTCTTCCATGATCTTTACTAGCTCATCTTCGTCAATGACTTCTTTTCTAGCCGTATTGATAAGTACGGCTCCTTTCGGCATTTTCTTTAAAAGATCGTAGTTAATGGATTTTTTTGTTTCGCTGGTTGCCGGAATGTGCAGGGAAATATATTGACAGGAGGAGTATAGTTTATCCACATTTTCTGTAACAGGAATAACACCGGCTTCTTCCATTACCGATACAGGACAGTAAGGATCATAAGCATAAACATCCATACCGAACCCCTTGGCTATGCGGGCGACATTGCGTCCTACTTGTCCGAATGCATGAATACCCAGTTTTTTACCTTTAAGTTCCGTACCGGAGGTTCCATTATAAAGGTTCCGTGCCATCATCACGGCCATACCGAATACAAGTTCCGCTACGGCATTGGAATTTTGTCCCGGCGTATTCATAACACATACTCCTTTTGCAGTAGCAGCTTCCAGATCTACATTGTCATAACCGGCACCGGCACGCACGACAATTTTGAGATTTTTAGCTTCTTCCAGTATTTCTTTGTCTATAATATCGCTGCGGATAATGATACCTTCTACATCTTTTACTGCATCCAGCAATTGTTTTTTATCCGTGTATTTTTCGAGAAGTACCATTTCTATACCGGCATTGTCCAATTCTTTCTTTATACCTTCCACAGCAATGGCGGCAAAAGGTTTCTCGGTTGCTACTAATACTTTCATAATATTGTGTTTAGAGATTAGTGCTTTTTCTCGAATTCTTTCATAGCAGCTACTAAAGCTTCTACGCTAGATTTTGGCATTGCGTTATAAATAGATGCGCGGAAACCTCCCACAGAGCGGTGTCCTTTTATACCTACCATGCCTTGACTGGCTGCGAATTCGTTGAACTGCGGTTCCAGTTCTTTATACTCTTCTTTCATCACGAAACAAACATTCATGATAGAACGGTCTTCCGGTCTGGCAGTACCAACGAACATTTTACTGTTGTCAATAGCGTCATAAAGGATAGCAGCTTTTTCAATATCCATCTTTTCCAGTACTTTGATACCGCCTAATTCCTTATAAAACTTGAGTGTTTGTAATGCAGAGTATATGGGTAGGCATGGGGGAGTATTGAACATCGAACCTTTTTTGACATGAGTGCGGTAGTCCAGCATTGTCGGAATAACACGGTCTACATGACCTAATGCATCTTCTCTTACGATAACAATCGTAACACCCGCAGGCGCGAGGTTTTTTTGAGCTCCGGCATATATGACATCATATTTGGATATATCGACGGGACGGGAGAAAATGTCAGAGGACATATCGGCTACCAGACGTATTTTTGTGTCCGGGTCGTAACGCATTTCAGTTCCGTATATGGTATTGTTCGAAGTGAAATGGAAATAATCGGCATCTTCGGGGATGGTATATCCTTTAGGTATATAAGAAAAGTTTGCCTCTTTGGAAGAAGCAACGACATCGACTTCACCGAATAGTTTTGCTTCTTTGATAGCATTGACGGCCCATGTGCCGGTTTCGAGATATGCAGCTTTTTTATTTAACAGATTGAACGGAACCATACAGAATTGCATGCTGGCACCTCCGCCCAAAAAGAGTACTTCATATCCCTGAGGAATTTCAAGCAACTCCTTTACCAGTGAGTTGGCCTCTTCGATAACTGCAGTAAATTCTTTACTGCGGTGCGATATCTCCAGAATGGATAGTCCGGTTCCGGCGAAATTCGTTACGGCGTCGGCCGTATTTTTGATAGTGTATTCACTCAGAATCGAGGGACCTGCATAAAAATTGTGCTTCTTCATATCTTTATTCTTTATATCGATTAGAAATTTGTTTTTTGTGGTTTGTCGATAATACTCTGCGAAAGTAATACAAATTTTTGTATATTTCCATTATAAGTCGTCAAATTGATTGTATATGTACATTTTCTTTTTCAAATGTTATTTAAATCGTTTTTTCCACAGACTTCCCATGAATTCTTTCAATCGGTTTTCGGCCGGAGAGTTTTGTGGTTCCCATATACTTTGTTCCTTTAGCATATCCGGTAGATACTGCTGTTCTACAAAATGGTTGGGATAGTCATGGGAGTATTTGTAATTCTGTCCGTAGTTCAGTTCTTTCATTAGAGAAGTAGGGGCATTGCGCAGATGTAGAGGAACCGGAAGATTTCCGGTCTCTTTAACTATCCCCATTGCTTTATTGATTGCCATATAAGCCGAGTTGCTTTTAGGGCTGCTTGCCAGATAAATGGTAGCTTCTGCCAGAACAATACGTCCTTCCGGCCAACCTATATTTTGAAGGGCGTCGAAACAGGCATTTGCCATTAAAAGGGCATTCGGATTTGCCAGACCGATATCTTCG
It contains:
- the tgt gene encoding tRNA guanosine(34) transglycosylase Tgt; translated protein: MDFELQHTDTNSCARAGKITTDHGTIDTPIFMPVGTLGSVKAVHIHELKEDIKAQIILGNTYHLYLRPGLEILKQAGGLHKFNGWDRPILTDSGGFQVFSLSGIRKLKEEGVHFRSHIDGSKHLFTPENVVDTERIIGADIMMALDECTPGDADYSYAKKSLALTQRWLERGWKHYLETEGLYGYKQAYFPIVQGCVYPDLRIEAAKHVAALGADGNAIGGLAVGEPTEKMYEMIEIVNDILPKDKPRYLMGVGTPANILEGIERGVDMFDCVMPTRNGRNGMLFTSNGIMNMRNKKWADDFSPIDENGTSYVDKVYSKAYLRHLFISDEILAMQIASIHNLAFYVWLSQEARRHILTGTFKSWKDEMLQRVTTRL
- the clpB gene encoding ATP-dependent chaperone ClpB, which codes for MNFNNFTIKSQEAVQKAVQITRDHGQQSIEPVHLLKGVLDVGESLVNYVFQKLGVNDNMLVTQVDREIDSLPKVSGGEPYLSREANEVLQKAIDYSTKMGDQFVALESLLMAIFLVKSPASSFLKDAGVTEKELGAAIDELRKGKKVNDASAEDTYNALNKYAINLNERARTGKLDPVIGRDDEIRRVLQILSRRTKNNPILIGEPGTGKTAIAEGLAHRIVRGDVPENLKTKQIYSLDMGALVAGAKYKGEFEERLKAVVNEVTQAEGEIILFIDEIHTLVGAGKGEGAMDAANILKPALARGELRSIGATTLDEYQKYFEKDKALERRFQIVMVDEPDEMSTISILRGLKERYENHHKVRIKDDAIIAAVQLSERYITDRYLPDKAIDLMDEAAAKLRLEVDSVPEALDEISRKLKQLEIEREAIKREDDKIKLKQLEEEIANLKEEETKYKAKWQSEKELVNRIQQNKIDIENLKFEADKAEREGDYGKVAEIRYAKVKQKEDEIKSIQEQLHLQQGDKAMIKEEVDAEDIADVVSRWTGIPVNKMMQSEKEKLLHLEEELHRRVVGQDEAIVAISDAVRRSRAGLNDPRRPIGSFIFLGTTGVGKTELAKALAEYLFDDENMMTRIDMSEYQEKFSATRLIGSPPGYVGYDEGGQLTEAIRRKPYSVVLFDEIEKAHPDIFNILLQVLDDGRLTDNKGRLVNFKNTIIIMTSNMGSALIRENFEKITPENKAKIVEETKEQVMGLLKQTIRPEFLNRIDETIMFTPLSEKEIEEIVAMQIDGVKHLLEKNGVRLEVTPAALSRIAKDGYDPEFGARPVKRVIHRLVLNQLSKDLLAQKVDRDKPIIIDAEGDKLVFKN
- a CDS encoding PPC domain-containing DNA-binding protein, producing MGLYSYKRFGNKYIVSVRNRMEIVETLYTFCKEKEIKAGKISGIGAVSEATLRFFNPETKKYEDHTFREQMEIASVTGNISQLDGSIYVHIHVTLGRSDFTALAGHLHSARLNGAGEFVIEKYDGVLDRYYDNNIGLNMYDL
- a CDS encoding NAD(P)-dependent oxidoreductase, with the translated sequence MKVLVATEKPFAAIAVEGIKKELDNAGIEMVLLEKYTDKKQLLDAVKDVEGIIIRSDIIDKEILEEAKNLKIVVRAGAGYDNVDLEAATAKGVCVMNTPGQNSNAVAELVFGMAVMMARNLYNGTSGTELKGKKLGIHAFGQVGRNVARIAKGFGMDVYAYDPYCPVSVMEEAGVIPVTENVDKLYSSCQYISLHIPATSETKKSINYDLLKKMPKGAVLINTARKEVIDEDELVKIMEDRSDFKYVADIAPSNAAEFAEKFPGRYFFTPKKMGAQTAEANINAGIAAAKQSVGFLKEGIDKFRVNK
- the serC gene encoding 3-phosphoserine/phosphohydroxythreonine transaminase; protein product: MKKHNFYAGPSILSEYTIKNTADAVTNFAGTGLSILEISHRSKEFTAVIEEANSLVKELLEIPQGYEVLFLGGGASMQFCMVPFNLLNKKAAYLETGTWAVNAIKEAKLFGEVDVVASSKEANFSYIPKGYTIPEDADYFHFTSNNTIYGTEMRYDPDTKIRLVADMSSDIFSRPVDISKYDVIYAGAQKNLAPAGVTIVIVREDALGHVDRVIPTMLDYRTHVKKGSMFNTPPCLPIYSALQTLKFYKELGGIKVLEKMDIEKAAILYDAIDNSKMFVGTARPEDRSIMNVCFVMKEEYKELEPQFNEFAASQGMVGIKGHRSVGGFRASIYNAMPKSSVEALVAAMKEFEKKH